Proteins from one Mucilaginibacter jinjuensis genomic window:
- a CDS encoding lipopolysaccharide biosynthesis protein, with translation MNTKETYNELRHDEKVSFKDLYVKLNECYNFLLSKYIKILLWGIIGGALGLGVSIYTKPVFNATTTFVLEDNKSGGGMLSQYAGIASMVGVDLGGSGGGIFQGDNIIELYKSRAMIQKALLTNSMHKGKEELLIDTYIRMNDLRNKWRDNPNLRNIHFNPGTNQSRLQDSVLGDVIDKINKEVLSIGKPDKKLNIINVTVRAKDEYFASAFNSQIVNTVSNFYILTKTKKTLQNVSILQHQTDSVRSVLKGAINSAIEVADATPNLNPSRQILRAPAQHSQFNAEANKAILTELVKNLELAKISLRQETPLIQIVDSPIYPLKVDRIGKLKGGVIGFLLGGMLSAMFLLLAKFFRGLLN, from the coding sequence ATGAATACCAAAGAAACTTATAATGAACTACGACATGATGAAAAAGTTTCATTTAAAGATTTATATGTAAAACTAAATGAATGTTATAATTTTTTATTGTCGAAATATATCAAAATTTTGCTTTGGGGCATTATTGGCGGTGCTTTAGGGTTAGGTGTATCTATTTACACTAAACCGGTATTTAATGCCACAACAACGTTTGTTTTAGAAGACAATAAATCAGGTGGAGGCATGCTAAGTCAATATGCAGGCATTGCTTCAATGGTAGGGGTAGACCTGGGCGGCAGTGGCGGCGGAATTTTTCAGGGAGATAATATCATTGAACTATATAAATCGCGTGCAATGATACAGAAAGCTTTGTTAACTAATTCAATGCACAAAGGCAAAGAAGAATTGCTGATTGATACATATATTAGAATGAATGATTTAAGAAATAAGTGGCGGGATAATCCCAACTTACGTAATATTCATTTTAACCCAGGCACTAACCAAAGCCGTTTACAGGATAGCGTTTTAGGTGACGTTATTGATAAAATAAATAAGGAGGTTCTCTCGATTGGTAAACCAGATAAAAAACTTAATATAATAAATGTTACAGTTAGAGCCAAAGACGAATATTTTGCCTCAGCTTTTAATAGTCAGATTGTTAATACTGTCAGCAATTTTTATATTTTAACCAAAACCAAGAAAACGCTTCAAAACGTTTCCATTTTACAACATCAAACTGATTCTGTAAGATCGGTATTAAAAGGTGCTATCAACAGTGCGATTGAGGTTGCAGATGCTACACCTAATTTAAATCCGTCTCGTCAAATACTAAGAGCACCAGCACAACATTCACAATTTAATGCAGAAGCTAACAAGGCAATTTTGACTGAGCTTGTAAAAAATTTAGAATTGGCGAAAATTTCTTTAAGACAAGAAACACCATTAATTCAAATCGTAGATTCACCTATTTATCCGTTAAAAGTTGACAGGATCGGAAAACTAAAGGGGGGCGTGATTGGTTTTTTACTTGGGGGTATGTTATCTGCCATGTTTTTACTATTAGCTAAGTTTTTTAGGGGCTTGCTTAATTAG
- a CDS encoding glycosyltransferase family 2 protein: MNNPPLLSVVIATKNRQKYCIEAIQSILAISSDLIQIAIADNSDTPDIQQYLEANPNSQVIYTYDGSPLSSIDNFNKCVSLATGEYVIMIGDDDTVLPNIIETTQWMKLNNIESIGCKSYIDFIWPNNAHVVSKNGRLIIPGYSNKIEEINIENNLTSLIKSGFINYQRYNLPRIYHGIVKRALLETVFEKVGYFYGGLTPDMYSTVALSNVTKVHYIVDYPFSVAGACQSSTSVSSLSSDHSGYLSDAPHFKNRTDNYNWEKQVPRFYSVETIWAETGVKALYELGRADLVELFDIYKLSAYAILANLKYIKTSSFRRLIFLFRLSITEGIKIHKPLKINYFKHVTKLVSTTFSVAFDLLKSKKNQPSQPSQVYTEIYGWKDVLGKLDDTVFRNT; this comes from the coding sequence ATGAATAATCCTCCATTGTTAAGCGTAGTTATTGCTACTAAAAATCGACAAAAGTACTGTATTGAGGCTATTCAATCAATTTTAGCTATTTCTTCAGATTTAATACAGATAGCCATTGCGGATAATAGTGATACTCCGGATATTCAACAATATTTGGAAGCCAATCCAAACAGTCAGGTCATTTATACCTACGATGGTTCTCCTCTTTCTTCAATAGATAATTTTAATAAGTGTGTTTCGCTTGCAACCGGTGAATATGTGATTATGATAGGGGACGATGACACGGTGCTGCCTAACATTATCGAAACCACACAATGGATGAAGTTAAATAACATAGAATCTATTGGCTGCAAAAGTTATATAGATTTTATTTGGCCAAACAATGCTCATGTTGTAAGCAAAAACGGCAGATTGATTATCCCTGGGTATAGTAATAAAATTGAGGAGATTAATATCGAAAATAATTTAACTTCATTAATAAAAAGCGGGTTTATTAACTATCAGAGATATAATTTGCCCCGCATTTATCATGGAATAGTAAAGAGGGCTTTGTTAGAGACTGTATTTGAGAAGGTAGGGTATTTTTATGGGGGGCTTACACCGGATATGTATTCTACAGTGGCATTATCCAATGTAACAAAAGTTCATTATATCGTAGATTACCCTTTTAGCGTTGCCGGGGCATGCCAAAGCAGTACATCAGTTTCAAGTTTATCTTCTGATCATTCAGGGTATTTAAGTGACGCACCGCATTTTAAAAACAGAACGGATAACTACAATTGGGAAAAACAAGTACCCCGGTTTTATAGTGTAGAAACTATATGGGCAGAAACAGGGGTAAAGGCATTGTACGAGTTAGGCCGGGCAGACTTAGTTGAATTATTTGATATATATAAACTTAGCGCCTATGCTATATTGGCCAATTTAAAATATATTAAAACTTCAAGTTTCCGGCGTTTGATATTTCTTTTCAGACTATCAATTACAGAAGGTATAAAAATCCATAAGCCTCTTAAAATAAATTATTTTAAGCATGTAACTAAACTTGTATCAACTACTTTTAGTGTTGCCTTCGATTTGCTGAAATCAAAAAAGAATCAACCTTCCCAGCCAAGCCAGGTTTATACTGAAATATATGGTTGGAAAGATGTTTTAGGCAAATTAGATGACACTGTTTTCAGGAACACATAA
- a CDS encoding EpsG family protein, translating to MIIYCIFFFITCLTAVLIKYGSLTSAKLTEYIWFFILVLFVGLRKDVGTDYPAYEQIYTEISSFGDTSYSVEPGYFFINQLVAFFHGDFLWVTLITAFISAAFLFKAINFFLNRDEKGIGYIVFISIGVFFVYYFSGIRQGVTISIFLFAIKYIIERRLTYYLFFLLLGSLFHTSILFFIPLYWVSSVPFRRDLIFIGSIVSLILARVGITALIFGYIIDLFTGGHYMGYKDLFSGGANTKTGLGVILRILIGLSLVGLSKTWIKNTAHIILYNMFAIGVILYCFFLGVDILNRISEYLTDLMIFIIPISFSSFNYKSKIIYGIIVLFILIALYYSNLNFDGMNIVPYHVR from the coding sequence ATGATCATTTATTGTATTTTCTTTTTTATTACCTGCTTAACCGCCGTTTTAATAAAGTACGGTAGTTTAACATCGGCTAAACTAACTGAATATATTTGGTTTTTTATATTAGTTCTTTTTGTGGGGCTCAGAAAGGATGTTGGGACTGATTATCCGGCATACGAGCAGATTTATACCGAAATTTCTTCATTCGGGGATACATCATATTCTGTTGAACCAGGCTACTTCTTTATTAACCAATTAGTTGCTTTTTTTCACGGCGACTTTCTTTGGGTTACTTTAATCACTGCATTTATTTCAGCGGCTTTCTTATTCAAAGCCATTAATTTTTTTCTTAACCGTGATGAGAAAGGGATCGGTTATATTGTTTTTATTAGCATAGGCGTTTTTTTTGTCTACTATTTTAGCGGTATAAGACAAGGGGTAACTATATCTATCTTTTTATTTGCCATAAAGTATATTATAGAAAGGAGGCTCACTTATTATCTTTTCTTTCTTTTATTAGGATCATTGTTTCACACATCCATTTTATTTTTTATTCCTTTATATTGGGTTTCCAGTGTTCCATTTAGGAGAGATCTTATTTTTATCGGCTCTATTGTTAGCTTGATACTGGCGCGCGTAGGGATAACCGCATTGATTTTTGGCTATATTATCGATCTTTTCACCGGTGGCCATTACATGGGGTACAAAGATCTCTTTAGCGGTGGCGCCAATACCAAAACAGGGCTTGGTGTAATTTTAAGAATTTTAATAGGCCTATCACTTGTTGGGCTTTCCAAAACATGGATAAAAAATACCGCTCATATTATACTCTATAATATGTTTGCAATAGGGGTTATTTTATACTGTTTTTTTTTAGGAGTAGATATATTAAATCGTATATCCGAATATCTTACGGATCTAATGATTTTTATAATTCCGATCTCTTTTTCTTCTTTTAATTATAAAAGTAAGATTATTTACGGTATTATTGTCTTGTTTATTTTAATAGCCTTATACTATTCTAATCTTAATTTTGATGGGATGAATATTGTTCCTTATCACGTCCGCTAA
- a CDS encoding glycosyltransferase, with translation MKNVVFVMHRFRTGGVEKMFINIVDQLRSEKVYLIVVHKDFDGIAQQIPGNVEIIDFDHLFLVHSLRRVNGSLQFLSPLLAPLILVIQILYCKFLLNLKQDVTINFSDTFSSLILTYVQKGEKFSWIHSNPRVIKNSSLGFLYSFLYKKCDQIICICNDQKKLFLDLFKIDEKSTKVVYNTIDTNVIDKYKNEELKTQDEKFILMVSRIDNRSKDFISVIKAYNLLWLEDKNIPCMYIVGAGPDEGFIKSFIKELQLEDRIILKGNDTNPYKWMKNASIFIFSSKSEGFGLVLIEAMYCEVPVIATDCEVGPREILKNGEFGQLVQVGDVLQLKNGISEILRDDNIGKIKALAKERAASFSTQNRDLMKEIF, from the coding sequence ATGAAAAATGTTGTATTTGTGATGCACCGTTTTCGAACGGGCGGCGTGGAAAAGATGTTTATAAACATAGTTGACCAATTAAGATCTGAGAAAGTTTATTTAATAGTTGTACACAAAGATTTTGATGGTATAGCCCAGCAAATTCCAGGCAATGTTGAAATAATTGATTTTGATCATTTATTTTTAGTTCATTCACTGAGGCGGGTAAATGGCAGCCTGCAATTTCTCAGCCCCTTACTTGCCCCCTTAATACTTGTTATCCAAATATTATACTGTAAGTTTTTACTTAATTTGAAACAAGATGTAACCATCAATTTTTCAGATACTTTTTCTTCTTTAATATTGACTTATGTACAGAAAGGAGAAAAATTTTCATGGATCCATTCCAATCCGCGGGTTATAAAGAATTCCAGTTTAGGCTTCTTATATAGTTTCTTGTACAAGAAATGTGATCAGATTATTTGTATCTGCAATGATCAGAAAAAACTCTTTTTAGATTTATTTAAGATTGATGAAAAGTCTACAAAAGTGGTTTATAATACAATTGACACTAATGTTATTGATAAATATAAGAATGAGGAATTAAAGACCCAGGATGAGAAATTCATTTTGATGGTTTCACGGATAGATAACAGATCAAAGGATTTTATTTCTGTGATTAAAGCGTATAATCTTCTTTGGCTGGAAGATAAAAATATTCCGTGCATGTATATTGTCGGAGCAGGGCCAGATGAGGGGTTTATAAAATCATTTATTAAAGAGTTACAACTTGAAGATCGGATAATTTTAAAAGGTAATGATACCAATCCGTATAAATGGATGAAAAACGCTTCGATATTTATTTTTAGCTCAAAGTCAGAAGGTTTTGGTTTGGTATTAATAGAAGCTATGTATTGCGAGGTGCCGGTTATAGCAACTGATTGCGAAGTTGGCCCCCGCGAGATACTGAAAAATGGTGAATTTGGCCAACTTGTACAGGTTGGTGATGTTTTACAACTAAAAAACGGGATTTCAGAAATACTCCGGGATGATAATATCGGTAAAATTAAAGCTTTAGCTAAGGAAAGGGCTGCATCATTCAGTACACAAAATAGGGATTTAATGAAGGAAATATTTTAA
- a CDS encoding glycosyltransferase produces MKVCAVVVTYNRKELLLRCIKALVAQSRKVDAIYLVDNASTDGTFDYLMTNLLTGIELSKEGDLTWGIINNVKLYLLKLPENTGGAGGFYNGLKNARELNEYDLFWMMDDDGYPSDHCLEMQMKYVNGYDYIMPVSVDIDDHERLSWPVKLKSGKETRNYAELKASWGEVIDFVFPFNGSLLTTKIVDEVGYPKKELFLWGDEYEHYWRCKKAGFNPVTIANAAFYHPANKLDFESIWFGLYRVPVTNVDWRFICLIRNSTYIYWNYTNKFNIVLKGIIYTYYLLLVKRDIKKLSLYFKSVKDGIKGDFTRHKQYFNKK; encoded by the coding sequence ATGAAGGTTTGTGCAGTAGTAGTTACTTATAACCGAAAGGAGCTTTTATTACGTTGTATAAAGGCATTAGTTGCCCAGTCAAGAAAAGTTGATGCGATTTATTTAGTAGATAATGCTTCCACTGATGGAACATTTGATTATTTGATGACTAATTTACTTACTGGCATAGAGTTAAGTAAAGAAGGTGATTTAACCTGGGGAATCATTAATAACGTTAAGCTATATCTGTTAAAATTACCAGAAAACACAGGCGGGGCCGGGGGCTTTTACAATGGTTTAAAGAATGCAAGGGAACTAAATGAATATGATCTTTTCTGGATGATGGATGATGATGGGTATCCTTCTGATCATTGTTTGGAAATGCAAATGAAATATGTTAATGGGTACGATTATATAATGCCCGTAAGTGTTGATATAGATGATCATGAAAGATTATCATGGCCTGTAAAATTAAAAAGCGGAAAAGAAACCCGTAATTATGCTGAACTTAAAGCATCCTGGGGTGAAGTTATAGATTTTGTGTTTCCTTTTAATGGCTCATTACTTACAACAAAAATAGTGGACGAAGTTGGATACCCCAAAAAAGAACTGTTTTTGTGGGGCGACGAGTATGAACATTATTGGCGGTGCAAAAAAGCTGGATTTAATCCTGTAACAATTGCAAACGCAGCATTTTATCACCCGGCTAATAAATTGGATTTTGAGTCCATCTGGTTTGGTCTCTATCGCGTTCCCGTAACAAATGTTGATTGGAGGTTTATTTGCCTTATCAGAAATAGCACGTACATTTATTGGAACTACACAAATAAATTTAATATCGTTCTTAAAGGGATCATATACACCTATTATTTACTATTGGTAAAAAGAGATATCAAAAAGCTTTCCCTTTACTTTAAAAGCGTAAAAGATGGTATTAAAGGTGACTTTACAAGGCACAAGCAATATTTTAACAAAAAATAA
- a CDS encoding glycosyltransferase family 2 protein — protein sequence MERGLVSIVTPMYNGGRFVGQTIDSVINQTYPKWEMIVIDDGSKDNGPEIVREYIQKDSRIKLVSQPNGGSASARNNGIRLAQGQYIALLDSDDTWNPDFLEKQLKLMKEKNALLVYSSHTRIDEHSKEILRPFIVPEKINYRDLLKTCSISCLTGLYDTEKFGKVYLREDMKSLRDDYVYWLEIIKKVKTAYGNKEVLANYRILGFSASRKKKKVIAPHFKVLYKIEKVGLLPSLYYLTNWAVISYFKYKK from the coding sequence ATGGAAAGAGGCTTAGTATCTATTGTTACACCCATGTATAATGGTGGGCGTTTTGTAGGGCAAACAATAGATTCAGTTATAAACCAAACATATCCAAAATGGGAGATGATCGTAATTGACGACGGTTCTAAGGATAATGGGCCTGAAATAGTTAGGGAATATATACAAAAGGATAGCAGGATAAAATTGGTAAGCCAGCCTAATGGAGGCTCGGCCAGCGCCAGGAATAATGGAATAAGATTGGCGCAGGGGCAATATATTGCGCTCCTCGATTCTGACGATACATGGAACCCTGATTTTCTGGAAAAGCAGTTAAAGCTGATGAAAGAAAAAAACGCTTTACTGGTATATTCATCGCACACTCGTATTGATGAACATTCTAAAGAAATCTTAAGGCCTTTTATTGTTCCCGAAAAGATAAATTACAGAGATCTACTAAAAACTTGTTCAATATCCTGTTTAACCGGTTTGTATGATACTGAAAAGTTTGGCAAGGTGTACCTGCGTGAAGATATGAAAAGCCTGAGAGACGATTACGTTTATTGGCTCGAAATAATAAAAAAGGTAAAAACTGCATACGGTAATAAAGAGGTGTTAGCCAATTACAGGATTTTAGGCTTTTCGGCAAGTAGGAAAAAGAAGAAAGTAATTGCACCTCACTTTAAGGTGTTGTATAAAATAGAAAAAGTGGGCCTTTTACCAAGCCTATATTATTTAACAAATTGGGCTGTTATCAGCTATTTTAAATATAAAAAATAA
- the glf gene encoding UDP-galactopyranose mutase — protein MQYDYLIVGSGLFGCVFAHEAKKRGKSCLIVEKRDHIGGNLYCENVEGINVHKYGAHIFHTSDKEIWDYVNSFVEFNRYTNSPLANYKGELYNLPFNMNTFYQLWKVKTPKEAKEKIKSQIDQLNIENPANLEEQALSLIGTDIYEKLIKGYTEKQWGRPATNLPAFIIKRLPVRFTFDNNYFNDKYQGIPIGGYNKLIEGLVKDIDVELDVDFFEKKEQWEARAQHVIFTGKIDQYYDYQFGRLEYRSLDFEHTTIDQENYQGNAVVNYTEREVPYTRIIEHKHFEFGTQSKTVITKEYPADWDSTKEPYYPINNDANNEIYKKYKALADKEDKIIFGGRLAEYKYYDMHQIVGSALKKVKDHFKEIS, from the coding sequence ATGCAATACGATTATTTGATAGTTGGCTCGGGGTTGTTCGGTTGTGTATTTGCTCATGAAGCAAAAAAACGGGGAAAGAGCTGTTTGATTGTTGAAAAACGAGATCATATAGGAGGCAATTTATACTGCGAAAATGTAGAAGGCATAAACGTGCATAAATATGGTGCACATATTTTCCACACAAGTGATAAAGAAATATGGGACTACGTAAATTCATTTGTTGAATTCAACCGGTATACTAACAGTCCATTGGCAAATTACAAAGGCGAGCTTTACAATTTACCTTTTAATATGAATACCTTCTATCAACTATGGAAGGTAAAAACGCCAAAAGAAGCAAAGGAAAAGATCAAATCACAAATTGATCAACTTAATATTGAAAATCCGGCAAATCTTGAAGAACAGGCGCTTTCTTTGATTGGGACGGATATATATGAAAAGCTTATAAAGGGATATACCGAAAAGCAATGGGGCCGGCCAGCTACCAATCTTCCTGCATTTATTATAAAACGGTTGCCGGTTAGGTTTACGTTCGACAATAACTATTTTAACGACAAGTATCAAGGTATCCCGATAGGGGGCTACAATAAATTGATAGAAGGTTTGGTTAAAGATATTGATGTTGAACTTGATGTTGATTTCTTTGAAAAGAAGGAACAATGGGAAGCCCGTGCTCAGCATGTTATATTTACCGGGAAGATTGATCAATATTATGATTATCAATTTGGCCGGTTAGAATATAGAAGCCTGGATTTTGAACACACCACAATTGACCAGGAAAACTATCAGGGAAATGCAGTTGTTAATTATACGGAAAGAGAGGTGCCATATACCCGTATAATTGAACATAAGCATTTTGAGTTTGGAACACAAAGCAAAACGGTTATTACAAAAGAGTATCCGGCAGATTGGGATTCAACTAAAGAGCCTTATTATCCGATAAATAATGACGCCAACAACGAAATTTATAAGAAATATAAAGCATTAGCCGATAAAGAAGACAAGATCATTTTTGGTGGGCGTTTAGCAGAATACAAATATTACGATATGCATCAAATTGTTGGGTCGGCGTTGAAAAAGGTCAAGGATCATTTTAAAGAGATATCATAA
- a CDS encoding NAD-dependent epimerase/dehydratase family protein, whose protein sequence is MISISGATGFVGTNLISYLKGFELCSIGRSDLATISSSTLKNAEAVIHLAGKAHDLKKVSDPQAYYQVNFELTKKLYDAFLKSDAQKFIFISSVKAAADSVNGILTEDTTPNPKTDYGKSKLMAEQYIQGQPLPAGKSYYILRPCMIHGPGNKGNLNLLYQFVKKGIPYPLAGFENKRSFLSVENLCFIIKELIKRDDVASGVYQIADDESLSTNDVVGILSDSINKKPKLWKIPPGLIRTGARLGDVLHLPLTTERLDKLTESYIASNQKIKHAIGKDLPLTSRKGLAVTAASFAAK, encoded by the coding sequence ATGATTTCAATTTCAGGAGCTACGGGCTTTGTTGGTACAAATTTAATTAGCTACCTCAAGGGTTTTGAACTTTGTTCAATTGGGAGATCGGATTTAGCCACAATAAGCAGTTCTACATTAAAAAATGCAGAAGCAGTTATTCACCTCGCCGGTAAAGCTCACGATCTTAAAAAGGTTTCTGATCCACAAGCGTATTATCAGGTTAATTTCGAACTCACAAAAAAGCTATATGATGCTTTTTTAAAGTCGGATGCTCAAAAATTTATTTTTATAAGCTCTGTAAAGGCAGCTGCGGATTCTGTTAACGGCATTCTTACCGAAGATACTACCCCCAATCCTAAAACTGATTACGGGAAATCAAAGCTGATGGCAGAGCAATACATCCAGGGCCAGCCATTACCGGCTGGTAAGTCATATTACATTTTAAGGCCGTGTATGATTCATGGCCCGGGTAATAAAGGTAATCTGAATTTATTGTATCAATTTGTAAAAAAAGGCATCCCGTATCCTTTAGCCGGCTTTGAGAATAAAAGGTCTTTCCTTAGCGTTGAAAATTTGTGCTTTATTATTAAAGAACTGATTAAACGGGATGATGTCGCTTCAGGAGTGTATCAGATTGCTGATGATGAATCCTTGTCAACAAATGATGTGGTAGGTATTTTATCAGATTCGATAAATAAAAAGCCAAAATTATGGAAAATTCCCCCCGGTTTAATTAGAACAGGTGCCAGGTTAGGGGACGTATTGCATTTGCCGTTAACAACAGAACGTTTAGATAAATTAACAGAAAGCTACATAGCCAGCAATCAAAAAATTAAGCATGCTATAGGTAAAGATTTACCATTAACATCCCGGAAAGGATTAGCTGTTACAGCCGCATCATTTGCTGCTAAATAG
- the bla gene encoding subclass B3 metallo-beta-lactamase, whose product MLVVAGIILTCSVSQAQQLRKMEEQPEWSKDYQPFRIVGNLYYVGTYDLASYLVVTPKGNILINTGLPGSDAMIRRHVEALGFKFTDIKILLAAHAHFDHVGAAAAIKKEIGAKMMINEFDAPVLADGGNSDYVMGGKGMMFLPVKADRLLHDHDTIKLGGMQIIALHHPGHTKGASSFMLDVKDEHRTYHVLIANMPTILSETKLSGMPGYPNVGKDYGYTINAMKNLQFDIFLASHASQFDLQKKHKPGDAYNPEVFIDRAGYDESMDALQKNYEKRLAEK is encoded by the coding sequence ATGTTGGTGGTTGCCGGTATTATCTTAACTTGCTCTGTTTCACAAGCCCAGCAACTCCGCAAAATGGAGGAGCAGCCCGAGTGGAGTAAAGATTACCAGCCCTTTCGTATTGTAGGTAACCTGTATTATGTAGGTACTTATGATTTGGCGAGCTACCTTGTAGTAACGCCGAAGGGTAATATTTTAATTAACACAGGCCTGCCCGGTTCAGATGCCATGATCCGCCGTCATGTGGAAGCATTGGGCTTCAAATTCACTGATATAAAGATACTATTGGCTGCGCACGCTCACTTTGATCATGTGGGGGCTGCTGCGGCTATAAAGAAAGAAATCGGTGCTAAGATGATGATTAATGAGTTTGATGCCCCGGTATTGGCCGATGGCGGTAACTCAGACTATGTAATGGGTGGCAAAGGCATGATGTTTCTGCCCGTAAAAGCCGACCGCCTGCTGCACGATCATGATACTATTAAACTGGGCGGCATGCAAATTATCGCTTTGCATCATCCGGGCCATACCAAAGGGGCCAGCAGCTTTATGTTGGATGTAAAGGACGAACACCGCACTTATCATGTGTTAATTGCTAATATGCCTACAATACTGTCTGAAACCAAACTATCGGGTATGCCCGGATACCCTAATGTGGGGAAAGATTATGGATACACTATAAATGCCATGAAGAACCTGCAGTTTGATATTTTCCTGGCCTCGCACGCCAGCCAGTTCGATTTGCAAAAGAAACACAAACCGGGCGACGCTTACAACCCCGAAGTTTTTATAGACCGTGCAGGCTATGATGAATCAATGGATGCCTTGCAGAAAAACTATGAGAAAAGGCTGGCCGAAAAGTAA
- a CDS encoding HdeD family acid-resistance protein, whose translation MANLISALERSTRNWWLLLIAGIIFVLAGLVTLMYPISTYITFAMFFGIAILIGGILKISFAISNRESLTGWGWNLVSGFVSFMIGIMLINSPEISLLSLPFIIGFYILYAGGMLISVGIDERHLHVNGSGMVVAGGIVTLLLGIGILFRPAFAATLLISFIGISFIAEGITYCFFSFKINSARHHLHELNS comes from the coding sequence ATGGCAAATCTTATTAGCGCGCTTGAGCGCAGTACCAGAAACTGGTGGTTATTATTGATTGCCGGCATTATTTTCGTGCTAGCAGGTCTTGTTACCCTTATGTACCCTATATCTACCTACATTACATTCGCCATGTTTTTCGGAATCGCGATTTTAATAGGAGGTATCCTTAAAATCTCATTTGCAATTAGCAATCGTGAAAGCCTTACTGGCTGGGGCTGGAACCTGGTGTCGGGTTTTGTATCGTTTATGATAGGTATAATGCTTATTAACAGCCCCGAAATATCTTTGTTATCCTTACCGTTTATTATTGGGTTTTATATACTTTATGCTGGCGGTATGCTTATTAGTGTGGGTATAGACGAGAGACATCTGCATGTTAATGGTTCGGGAATGGTTGTGGCCGGCGGTATTGTAACCCTGCTGTTGGGTATTGGCATTTTATTCAGGCCGGCATTTGCAGCAACGCTGCTTATTTCTTTTATTGGTATCTCTTTTATTGCAGAAGGAATCACCTATTGTTTTTTCTCCTTTAAAATTAACAGTGCAAGACATCACCTGCACGAGTTAAATAGTTAG
- a CDS encoding HdeD family acid-resistance protein — MADLLNSIQRGMKNWWLLLLAGIILIVAGVIILVHPLTSFITAAVFFGLAILIGGIFKIIFAISNRHHHQSWGWNLVSGILAVIIGLILANNPAISLVVLPFILGFYVLYAGGMLISLGIHGQHMHMNGSGWIVFGGIITLLLGLYILFSPALGVVILTTIAGLSFIAEGFTYCMIAFKINKARHRLNSLIE, encoded by the coding sequence ATGGCAGATCTTCTCAACTCTATCCAACGCGGTATGAAAAACTGGTGGCTACTTTTGTTAGCCGGTATCATACTCATTGTAGCAGGCGTAATTATCCTGGTGCACCCGTTAACCAGCTTTATTACAGCAGCGGTATTTTTTGGCCTTGCTATTTTAATAGGCGGTATTTTTAAAATCATTTTCGCCATCAGCAACCGGCACCACCACCAAAGCTGGGGATGGAACCTTGTTTCGGGCATATTAGCTGTTATTATAGGCCTTATACTGGCCAATAACCCAGCCATATCATTGGTAGTGCTACCTTTTATACTGGGCTTCTATGTGCTTTATGCAGGCGGCATGCTTATTAGCCTTGGCATACACGGGCAGCACATGCACATGAACGGCAGTGGCTGGATTGTTTTTGGTGGCATCATCACCCTATTGCTCGGCCTTTACATTTTATTTAGCCCCGCTTTAGGAGTTGTAATACTAACTACCATAGCTGGCCTCTCTTTTATTGCCGAAGGCTTTACCTATTGTATGATAGCCTTTAAAATAAACAAGGCAAGGCATAGGTTGAACTCTTTGATTGAATAG